In Haemorhous mexicanus isolate bHaeMex1 chromosome 38, bHaeMex1.pri, whole genome shotgun sequence, a single genomic region encodes these proteins:
- the LOC132341343 gene encoding RNA-binding protein FUS-like, with translation MASNDYSQTATQSYGAYPAPPSQSYSQGGGQSYSQQSYGGYGQSSDTGYGQGGYSSSYGQSQSGYSAPAAPPSYGSGGFGSGQSSQGSYGQSSSYPGYSQPPAAASASSR, from the exons ATGGCCTCCAACG ATTACAGCCAGACGGCGACACAAAG ttACGGCGCCTACCCCGCGCCCCCCAGCCAGAGCTACTCGCAGGGAGGGGGGCAGAGCTACTCCCAGCAGAGCTACGGGGGCTACGGCCAGAGCTCGGACACGGGCTACGGCCAGGGCGGGTACAGCTCCTCCTACGGCCAGAGCCAGAGCG GTTACTCAGCCCCGGCGGCTCCTCCCTCCTACGGCTCCGGCGGCTTCGGCTCcgggcagagctcccagggcagctaCGGCCAGAGCTCCTCCTACCCCGGCTACTCCcagccccccgccgccgcctccgcctcCAGCAGGTGA
- the LOC132341312 gene encoding RNA-binding protein FUS-like: MNFSWRNECNQCKAPKPEGGPGGPHLGGGGAGKYPGGGGGRGSNHLGGGGFEERRGGRGGFDRGGFRGRGDRGGFRGGRGGDRGGFGPGKMDSRGDHRQDRRERPY; encoded by the exons ATGAACTTCTCGTGGCGGAACGAGTGCAACCAGTGCAAGGCGCCCAAACCCGagggggggcccggggggccTCACctgggcgggggcggggccggcaaGTACCCCggggggggcggcggccgcggcagCAACCACCTGG gtggtGGCGGGTTCGAGGAGCggcgcggcggccgcgggggctTTGACCGGGGCGGGTTCCGGGGCCGCGGCGACCGCGGCGGCTTCAGGGGCGGCCGAGGGGGCGACCGGGGCGGCTTCGGGCCCGGCAAGATGGACAGCAG GGGTGACCACCGGCAGGACCGACGCGAGCGGCCGTActga